Proteins encoded by one window of Chrysiogenes arsenatis DSM 11915:
- a CDS encoding methyl-accepting chemotaxis protein, with translation MKSHRSFVFATVGIWCVAIVVGGIAYGVTGTSLLSAPFAVFLLTILVGMSLNIVLFRSILGSSALRLERCVQLLANDDHDAQLRECEEFSHALAFQEQFASSAQAGSVNEERVQSLSNQLGELSAMADEITHSVRQQTETLAKTAHAMADMASASSVAIPSFRELIEKTNLANQRTHEGSGHLDKAVVSIGQINEKTGNLGATIEELSQSSSKITGILSSINDIADQTNLLALNAAIEAARAGEAGRGFSVVADEVRKLAERTQLATREVSSIVDNLYQETQSASSEMGKARSLVDEGVAVIATTSGIFKDIMDLSQEIDQSNGMVGYAAIEQDRNIQALNKDLQEITAEVSNALHSIGEFERVVREVQQQVSDLRNDNSARTRRLAR, from the coding sequence GTGAAGAGTCACCGTTCTTTTGTGTTTGCTACTGTGGGAATTTGGTGTGTAGCAATCGTTGTTGGTGGAATCGCTTATGGAGTAACCGGAACGTCGCTGCTCAGTGCACCATTCGCGGTGTTTCTTTTGACTATACTCGTCGGCATGTCGCTTAACATAGTGCTATTTCGGAGTATCCTTGGGAGTTCGGCTCTGCGACTCGAACGGTGCGTTCAGTTACTCGCCAATGACGACCACGATGCTCAACTACGCGAGTGCGAAGAGTTTTCGCACGCCCTTGCCTTTCAGGAGCAATTTGCTTCTTCGGCTCAAGCTGGCAGCGTCAATGAAGAGCGGGTACAATCACTTTCCAACCAACTTGGTGAATTATCTGCTATGGCAGACGAGATCACTCACAGCGTCCGTCAGCAAACAGAAACTCTCGCCAAAACCGCTCACGCAATGGCGGATATGGCGTCGGCGTCTTCCGTCGCTATACCAAGCTTTCGGGAGTTAATCGAGAAAACCAACCTTGCTAATCAGCGCACTCACGAAGGGAGTGGCCACCTTGATAAAGCGGTAGTGAGTATCGGGCAAATCAACGAAAAAACCGGTAACCTTGGTGCAACTATCGAAGAGCTTTCGCAGTCTTCTAGTAAAATCACAGGGATTTTATCGAGTATCAACGATATTGCCGATCAAACAAACCTATTGGCGCTGAATGCTGCTATAGAAGCAGCCAGAGCTGGTGAAGCAGGCAGAGGTTTTAGCGTGGTAGCCGACGAAGTGCGTAAGCTGGCCGAACGGACGCAACTGGCAACACGGGAAGTTTCCAGCATTGTGGATAACCTGTATCAGGAAACGCAGAGTGCATCGTCAGAAATGGGAAAAGCACGGAGCCTAGTCGATGAAGGGGTAGCGGTCATTGCCACAACGAGTGGGATTTTTAAGGACATTATGGATCTGTCGCAAGAAATTGACCAAAGCAATGGGATGGTCGGCTACGCTGCGATAGAACAAGATCGCAATATCCAAGCGCTGAATAAAGATCTACAGGAAATAACGGCGGAAGTATCGAATGCGTTGCATTCTATCGGAGAATTCGAAAGGGTTGTGCGCGAAGTTCAACAGCAAGTCAGCGATTTAAGAAATGACAACAGTGCTAGGACGAGACGGCTGGCGCGCTAA
- the tkt gene encoding transketolase, with the protein MNSIAQDCVSAALNTDESLVAILKGLIMDGVRQANSGHTGGAFSSADFAYTLFKKHLRFDPDDAAWWGRDRFILSAGHESMLLYSLLTMVGYLDTSELARFRQLGSKTPGHPEFGYTPGVEATTGPLGQGIAMGVGMALGTRIAQAHLGKGIIDNATYVLVGDGDLQEPVALGSAQLAGHYGLDSLIVYYDCNKIQISGKISRNDSTDIPAMFRAFQWNVVEVDGHNRQQIDAALTLARHGNGKPTIIIGHTTMAHGCATMEGDKETHGSPLPHAEIAATKVKLGLPEEPFYLPESALADFRSHYPALRQSRQQWNKSVAQARQSSALAPLVAEFIDGVLPAVQYPDLNSKMATRKAFGMALEAAGKACTALVGGSADLEPSNNTTGFMKHVGDYTKQNPAGRSLPFGVREFPMGAITNGLQLFGIKSFGATFLTFSDYERGAIRLAALQNIGTMFIFTHDSIYLGEDGPTHQPVEHIPSLRLIPNLLVIRPADAPETGAAFDFALRTKRPTLLSLTRQDLPVVTQNYYQQGGSIERGGYVLRQENGTLGLVIIATGSEIELALSVAQTIEAEAHVGVRVVNIPCVELFEEQSQHYRDEVIPTAVRNRVSLEAATTAGWYKYVGLDGLAIGIDTFGESGPAEQLAEHFGFTATHVRAKIQTKFGI; encoded by the coding sequence ATGAATAGCATTGCTCAAGATTGCGTTTCCGCAGCACTCAACACGGACGAATCATTGGTTGCCATCCTGAAAGGACTCATTATGGACGGCGTCCGACAGGCAAACTCAGGTCATACTGGCGGAGCTTTTTCTTCTGCTGATTTTGCGTATACGCTCTTCAAAAAGCACCTCCGTTTTGACCCTGACGATGCGGCGTGGTGGGGGCGTGATCGCTTTATTCTTTCAGCCGGACACGAATCAATGTTGCTCTATTCACTCCTGACGATGGTCGGCTATCTCGATACAAGCGAGCTCGCTCGCTTTCGCCAGCTTGGCAGTAAAACGCCAGGACATCCTGAGTTCGGTTATACGCCAGGGGTAGAAGCCACCACCGGCCCACTTGGACAAGGAATTGCCATGGGCGTTGGTATGGCGCTTGGCACCCGTATTGCTCAAGCGCATCTTGGCAAAGGGATTATTGACAACGCGACCTATGTGCTTGTTGGCGATGGCGATTTGCAAGAACCAGTTGCCTTGGGCAGTGCCCAGTTGGCCGGACACTATGGCCTTGATTCACTGATCGTGTACTACGACTGCAATAAAATTCAAATTTCTGGGAAAATTTCCCGTAACGACAGCACCGACATCCCTGCCATGTTCCGCGCCTTCCAGTGGAATGTTGTCGAAGTTGACGGCCATAACCGCCAGCAAATTGATGCGGCACTCACGCTTGCTCGTCACGGGAATGGAAAACCAACTATTATCATCGGTCACACGACCATGGCACATGGCTGCGCGACTATGGAAGGCGACAAAGAGACGCATGGCTCTCCATTGCCGCATGCCGAAATTGCCGCCACAAAAGTCAAACTCGGACTTCCCGAAGAGCCGTTCTACCTTCCAGAATCAGCACTGGCTGATTTCCGCAGCCACTACCCAGCGTTACGCCAGTCACGCCAACAATGGAATAAATCAGTTGCTCAGGCACGCCAATCATCTGCGCTCGCCCCTTTGGTTGCTGAATTTATTGACGGAGTACTTCCTGCCGTACAGTATCCTGACCTCAACAGTAAAATGGCGACACGTAAAGCGTTTGGGATGGCACTAGAAGCCGCAGGAAAAGCGTGCACGGCGCTCGTAGGCGGTTCTGCCGACCTTGAGCCGAGCAATAACACGACGGGCTTTATGAAACATGTTGGCGACTATACCAAGCAAAATCCTGCCGGAAGATCGTTGCCTTTCGGTGTTCGCGAATTCCCGATGGGGGCGATTACGAATGGCTTACAGCTTTTTGGCATCAAGTCATTTGGCGCGACATTCCTGACGTTTTCTGATTACGAACGGGGTGCCATCCGCCTTGCGGCACTGCAAAATATTGGTACGATGTTTATTTTTACTCACGATTCTATCTACCTTGGTGAAGATGGTCCGACGCATCAGCCAGTTGAACACATTCCGTCGCTCCGCCTTATACCGAATTTGCTTGTTATCCGCCCTGCGGATGCTCCTGAAACGGGTGCCGCGTTTGATTTTGCCCTGCGCACAAAACGCCCAACGCTCCTTTCGCTAACCCGTCAAGATCTGCCAGTCGTTACGCAAAACTACTACCAACAGGGTGGCTCTATTGAACGCGGCGGCTATGTGTTACGTCAAGAAAACGGCACGCTTGGGCTTGTTATCATCGCTACTGGCTCCGAAATAGAACTCGCGCTCTCTGTTGCTCAGACGATAGAAGCAGAAGCTCACGTCGGTGTTCGCGTCGTCAACATCCCTTGTGTCGAACTTTTTGAAGAGCAATCGCAGCACTATCGCGACGAAGTGATTCCGACAGCTGTACGGAATCGTGTGTCTCTTGAAGCGGCCACTACTGCAGGGTGGTACAAATATGTTGGGCTTGATGGTTTGGCTATCGGTATCGATACCTTTGGCGAAAGTGGCCCTGCCGAACAACTTGCGGAGCACTTCGGGTTCACCGCAACACACGTTCGTGCCAAAATTCAGACGAAATTTGGCATATAA
- a CDS encoding 7-carboxy-7-deazaguanine synthase QueE, with product MAQATLNEIFWSTQGEGVLIGVPQVFVRFQGCNLSCAYCDTPASLSHVTDTFSAFGVTHDNPCQLDQLTGFLAHFLPRVHSVSFTGGEPTMQPEFLTEIAQWMATHAPGKFYLETNGTNIAWLQENNTLIDILSVDLKNEYWRQSLQQTPDALVTLLAKRHGAHPHDQLKIVITEDFLDDAAFWLDYFCEHNIATPIIFQPCTKEGAFSAVRHASQLVALWRGAGLDVRLIPQVHGVLQIP from the coding sequence ATGGCACAAGCCACTCTCAACGAAATTTTCTGGTCAACACAAGGCGAAGGGGTGCTCATCGGAGTGCCCCAAGTTTTCGTTCGCTTTCAGGGGTGCAACCTTTCGTGCGCATACTGCGATACGCCAGCATCATTGTCGCATGTCACCGATACCTTCAGCGCTTTCGGGGTAACACACGACAACCCGTGTCAGCTTGACCAACTCACGGGGTTTCTTGCCCACTTTTTGCCGCGCGTCCATTCGGTTAGCTTCACGGGAGGGGAGCCAACCATGCAGCCTGAGTTTCTTACTGAAATAGCGCAATGGATGGCAACACATGCTCCCGGAAAATTTTACTTGGAAACAAATGGAACCAACATCGCATGGCTACAGGAAAACAACACGCTGATCGACATCCTTTCGGTTGATCTAAAAAATGAATATTGGCGCCAGTCGCTGCAGCAAACGCCGGACGCACTGGTTACACTCCTAGCGAAGCGGCATGGCGCACACCCGCACGACCAACTCAAAATAGTGATTACGGAAGACTTCCTTGATGATGCCGCATTTTGGCTCGATTATTTTTGCGAACACAATATAGCGACGCCAATCATTTTCCAGCCCTGCACCAAAGAAGGGGCGTTTTCTGCCGTTCGGCACGCGAGCCAACTGGTAGCCCTATGGCGCGGAGCTGGACTGGATGTTCGTTTAATTCCCCAAGTACACGGAGTCCTGCAAATCCCATGA
- a CDS encoding DUF4390 domain-containing protein, which produces MTKKIAAISLSLLFLLFATASAETRYVIISITQPTDEKIHVMMKTENLFSRDLLDALDGGVEIRYRYRVAIKQARTLWFDRTLRNFDVEKAIQYDGLRRIYLVNAQENGSPLISMEYLQKSEAMEAFATHTVHLSKADTDNSYLIAFAYLKEFSNWFPVRVFVNTFADWEFETANVRINLSKIE; this is translated from the coding sequence ATGACAAAAAAAATTGCTGCGATAAGCCTCTCCCTTCTCTTTCTATTGTTTGCAACCGCTAGTGCGGAAACACGTTATGTCATTATTTCCATAACGCAACCGACGGATGAAAAAATACACGTCATGATGAAAACAGAGAATCTTTTTTCTCGCGATCTGCTTGACGCGCTTGATGGCGGAGTTGAAATTCGTTATCGCTATCGCGTTGCCATCAAACAAGCGAGAACACTGTGGTTCGACCGTACTCTGCGTAACTTTGATGTTGAGAAGGCAATCCAATATGACGGATTGCGGCGAATTTACCTTGTCAACGCACAAGAAAATGGGTCGCCACTGATCAGCATGGAATATTTGCAAAAGAGCGAGGCAATGGAAGCCTTCGCCACACATACCGTGCACTTATCCAAGGCTGACACAGACAATTCGTACCTTATTGCATTCGCTTACTTAAAGGAGTTTTCCAATTGGTTTCCCGTGCGGGTATTTGTGAATACCTTTGCCGACTGGGAATTTGAGACGGCAAACGTACGGATTAACCTTTCGAAAATTGAGTGA